Within the Desulfatibacillum aliphaticivorans DSM 15576 genome, the region GTCTGCGGCATGTCCCGACTCGGACCGGACGGTCCGAAAAGATGGGGAAATGAGTACTGAAAGAGCTACCACGAATTTGGGTTGGTGTCCACCTTCTATGCCCATGGCCTATCCGGGCTTGACGCAATGTAAAAAATGCTGGCGGATAAACGCCTTGGGTCTGAGGCTCCTTTCTGTTTACTATCTAAAAAATTTTCCAGAAATTCAAATGGATATGCTCAAAATTCAGTTTCTCGAAAACTGGTATGATAGTTGCCGTTTAACCGCAGCAGTTCGGCGCTGGAAATCATTTTTTCATACCGGGAAAATGAGGCCGCCGCAAGCAGGAGATGCGAAGAATGAATAAATCGCAATGTCTGGGAATTTGTTTGTTGTTGATATTGTTAAACTCTTTACCCCCGGCAAGTGCGGAAACCTTGGAAGAGGCGTGGGAGGCCGCCGCCATTCACAATTGGAGCTTAAAGTCTTCTCAAGAAGAAGTGAATGCGGCTCATGAAGAGTTAGCGGCGACGAAGGCCGCCAGGTTGCCGCGCGTTTCGGTGGACGGTTCTTACAAGGTTTTGGACGAAACGCCGGCCATGGAGGTTCCTCAGGAAATGGTGGATCAGGCCATAGCTAAGGCGGAAGACCTTTCCGTCAGCCTGGATTTGCCCTGGGGGCTGCCGTCCATTCCTCTTCCTACGGATATTGATATTCCGGGTTTTCAGGTTCCGAACATTCCCATGGCGGAAAAGGAAAGCCTGTCATACGGAGCGATTGTGGAAATCCCCGTGTTCACCAGCGGGAAAATAAACAATGGAATCAAGGCGTCGCAGGCCATGCTGGAAGCGGCCCGATCCGACTCCGGGACGGCTGCGCAGGACCTGCGTATGAACGTTTCGGAGGCGTATATTTTGATTTTGCGCGCGCAGAACGCTGTCAAAATCGCAGAGGCCTACGTTGACAGCCTTATGGCGCATGCGGGAGATGCGGCGGATTTTTACGAGCAGGGCTATGCGGCCAAAAACGATTTCCTTGCCTCCCAGGTTGCTCTGGCGGACGGCCGCCAAAGCCTTAGCAAGGCGAAAAACGCACGGGACCTTGCCGGCGGCGCATACAACCGCTTGCTGGGCAGGCCGTTGGACGCCCCTGTTTTTGTGGAGGAAGTTCGGCGCCTTCCGGTTCAGGACTCCCTGGACGCATTAACAAAGACGGCCATGAAAAACCGGTCTGAATTAAAAAGCATCGAGACGCGCGTGGAGGCGTTGAACTATTCGGCCAAGATGAAAAAGGCCGGCTTGCTCCCTCAGGTGGGGGTGAGCGGCGGCTATCAGTTCACCGAAAACAAGTACCAGGCCCATGAAGGAATATGGGCTGCGGGATTGGGCGTAAAATGGGAGCTTTTCGACGGAGGGGTTTCCCTGAAAAAGGCCGGGGCGGACAGGCGCAAAGCCATGGCCCTGGAATACATGAAAAAGGATGTGCGCTCCGGCATAGCTCTGCAGGTGAGAAAGGCCTGGCTGGACTCCAAGGAGGCTAAGGAGCGCGTGAGCGTATCGGAAAAGGCTTTGGACCAGGCGGACGAAAATCTGCGCGTAGCCCAGGATCGTTACAAAGCGGGGCTGTCCACCAACACGGAAGTGCTGGACGCGCAAACCCTTCGCGCAAAAGCCATGAACAACCACAATGAGGCTGTCTACGACTGGGTGCTGGCCACGTACCGCCTGGGACGGGCAACAGGGGCGTTATAACAATGGGCAATATGGTGAAAGCCGTTTTGGGATTCATAGCAGCAGCGTTGATTGTCGTTGCAGCAGTGTATTTCGTTCGTTTATCAGGGCGGGAAACCCTGCCTGAGGGTTTGGTCCAGGCAAACGGGCGAATAGAGGGAGACAGGATAACCGCGGCGGGAAAGTTTGCAGGCAGGATCCTGGAGACGACAGTCAAAGAGGGGGATTGGGTGGAAGCCGGCCAGGTCATGGTCCATATGGACGACGCACAGGTCCAGGCCAAGGTGGCGCAGGCAAGGGAAGCCTATGAGGCGGGATGCGCCCAGGTGCGCGCTCATGAAGCGATATTGGCGGCCATGGACGCGGAGATTCCCATTGGGGTGGAAGCGGCGAAAGCGGGCGTCGAACATGCGGAAGCGGTTATGGGCAAAGCCAAAGCGGTGATGGAGCAGGCTGAAAAGGACGCGGAAAGATTTCGGGAACTGGCTGAGCGGGAAACCGTATCCAGGCACGAACTGGAAAAAGCGGAGCTGGGCCTGTCGGTCGCCAAGCAGGATTTTTTTTCGGCGAAAATCGGCGTGGTTGTCGCCCGCAAGCAACTGGCCCAGGCGATTCTGGGCTTTGAAAAAATCAAAGCCAAGGAAGAGGAGGTGAAAGCCCACAAGGCGGTGTGTCAGCAGGCTCAGGCCGTGGTGTCCGAGGCGGAAAGCGTGATGAACGATCTGACCATCCGGGCGCCCTGCAAAGGGGTGGTCATGGAAAAAACCGCCAACACGGGAGAGGTGGTTTCGGCCGGATCTCCGCTTTTCGGCCTGGTGGATTTGGATCAGCTCTACTTGAAGGCCTACATCCCTGAAAAGGAAATCGGCAAGGTCAGCCTGGGCCAGGAAGCCATGATATACACGGACGCTTTTCCGGACCAGCCCCTGCCCGCCAGGGTGACGTACATCGCCTCTCAAGCGCAGTTCACGCCCAAGGAGGTGCAGACCCCGGACGAGCGAGTCAAGCTGGTCTATGAGGTCAAGGTCTCGCTGGACGACAATCCCGGCCGCAGGTTCACGCCGGGCTTGCCGTCGGACGTGGTCATCCGCTGGAAAAAGGAGATCCCATGGGCAAAACCGGTGTGGTGACCCGCCCTATCGTTGAAGTTGTGGACTTCCGAAAGTCCTACGGCCGAACCAGGGCGGTGGACGGCGTGAGTTTTTCCGTCATGCCCGGAGAGATATACGGCCTCATAGGCCCGGACGGCTCGGGCAAAAGCTCGATCATGAAAGCCGTCGCCGGGGTGCTGTCTTTTGAATCAGGCAGCGTGACCGTTTTCGGCCAAAAGCTGGTTTCGGAAAGCGCTGCGGAGTCCATCAAGCAGCGTTGCGGATTCATGCCCCAGGGATTGGGCTTGAACCTGTATCCGGACCTTTCCATTGAGGAAAACATCGATTTTTTTGCTCGCTTGAGGCTGGTCCCCAGGCAAAAGCTGAAACAGACGAAAAGCCAGCTTCTCGCCATGACGCGCCTGGAGCCCTTTCGATCCCGGCCCATGAAAAAACTGTCCGGCGGCATGAAGCAAAAGCTGGGCCTTGTCTGCACCCTGATCCACGAGCCGGACCTGATCATTCTGGACGAGCCGACTACTGGGGTGGATCCTGTTTCGCGCCGGGATTTCTGGAAGATTCTTTCCAGCCTGCTTAGGGAAAAAGGCATTACAGCCATCGTTTCCACCGCGTATATGGACGAGGCGTCCCGGTTTCATCATCTTAGCCTGTTTCATCAGGGAAAGATTCTTGCCAGGGGGGATATGGAAAGCATCACCGGCAAGGCTGGCGGCGCCATGGTGATATTCAAGACTCCCGACCAGCAGGCTGCGTTGTCCAAACTGGCGGGGCCTCCGTTTATGGCCCAGGCCTCGGGGGAGTGGATCAGGGCCTACAGTCCAAACCAAAACCAGGAAGCCATAGACCATGTGGCCCAGGTCCTTGAGGGCGCGCCGGTTTTTGAAGCATATTTGCAGAAGCCCAACCTGGAGGAGGCCTCCATTCATTTGCTGAGCGACCAGGACGGCCTGGGCCTTAAAGCATTTGCGGAAGCGGAAGAGAACGAGCCGCGGGCCGTTTATCCTCCCGGAGGGCCGATCAACGTAATCCAGGCCTCGAATCTGGTCAGGAAATTCGGCGATTTTACGGCTGTGGATCACGTGAGCTTTTCCGTAAAAAAGGGAGAGATTTTCGGACTGGTTGGCGCCAACGGGGCGGGCAAGACCACGGTCATCAAAATGCTCACAGGCATCATGCCGCCCACGGAGGGCCACGGCAAAGTTGCAGGCGGGGATATGAAACGGGCCGCACGCTATATTAAGCAGAATATCGGCTATGTGTCCCAGGCCTTCAGCTTGTACCAGGAGCTTTCCGTCCGGGAAAATCTCCGCTTGTACGGCGCCATATACGGCCTGCGACCCTTAAAAGCCCGGCGCCGGGCCAACGAGTTGGCCGCCATGATGGGCCTGGGCGCTTATATGGATAAGCAGGCAGGGGACCTG harbors:
- a CDS encoding TolC family protein, with amino-acid sequence MNKSQCLGICLLLILLNSLPPASAETLEEAWEAAAIHNWSLKSSQEEVNAAHEELAATKAARLPRVSVDGSYKVLDETPAMEVPQEMVDQAIAKAEDLSVSLDLPWGLPSIPLPTDIDIPGFQVPNIPMAEKESLSYGAIVEIPVFTSGKINNGIKASQAMLEAARSDSGTAAQDLRMNVSEAYILILRAQNAVKIAEAYVDSLMAHAGDAADFYEQGYAAKNDFLASQVALADGRQSLSKAKNARDLAGGAYNRLLGRPLDAPVFVEEVRRLPVQDSLDALTKTAMKNRSELKSIETRVEALNYSAKMKKAGLLPQVGVSGGYQFTENKYQAHEGIWAAGLGVKWELFDGGVSLKKAGADRRKAMALEYMKKDVRSGIALQVRKAWLDSKEAKERVSVSEKALDQADENLRVAQDRYKAGLSTNTEVLDAQTLRAKAMNNHNEAVYDWVLATYRLGRATGAL
- a CDS encoding ATP-binding cassette domain-containing protein; translation: MGKTGVVTRPIVEVVDFRKSYGRTRAVDGVSFSVMPGEIYGLIGPDGSGKSSIMKAVAGVLSFESGSVTVFGQKLVSESAAESIKQRCGFMPQGLGLNLYPDLSIEENIDFFARLRLVPRQKLKQTKSQLLAMTRLEPFRSRPMKKLSGGMKQKLGLVCTLIHEPDLIILDEPTTGVDPVSRRDFWKILSSLLREKGITAIVSTAYMDEASRFHHLSLFHQGKILARGDMESITGKAGGAMVIFKTPDQQAALSKLAGPPFMAQASGEWIRAYSPNQNQEAIDHVAQVLEGAPVFEAYLQKPNLEEASIHLLSDQDGLGLKAFAEAEENEPRAVYPPGGPINVIQASNLVRKFGDFTAVDHVSFSVKKGEIFGLVGANGAGKTTVIKMLTGIMPPTEGHGKVAGGDMKRAARYIKQNIGYVSQAFSLYQELSVRENLRLYGAIYGLRPLKARRRANELAAMMGLGAYMDKQAGDLPMGLRQRLALGCALVHRPTILFLDEPTSGVDPLGRKRFWEILHKLARVDGVTILITTHYMSEVENCDHVVIMHAGRVVADDSPEQLKKDTQARAGEMLEVHTDQPLRTLGLLEDYGFDGVGLFGKKVHLLAKDPVAAEKAIRSLTAANGVLLYSIQPMPLGMEDVFVCQVLSLEKASREAA
- a CDS encoding HlyD family secretion protein, which encodes MGNMVKAVLGFIAAALIVVAAVYFVRLSGRETLPEGLVQANGRIEGDRITAAGKFAGRILETTVKEGDWVEAGQVMVHMDDAQVQAKVAQAREAYEAGCAQVRAHEAILAAMDAEIPIGVEAAKAGVEHAEAVMGKAKAVMEQAEKDAERFRELAERETVSRHELEKAELGLSVAKQDFFSAKIGVVVARKQLAQAILGFEKIKAKEEEVKAHKAVCQQAQAVVSEAESVMNDLTIRAPCKGVVMEKTANTGEVVSAGSPLFGLVDLDQLYLKAYIPEKEIGKVSLGQEAMIYTDAFPDQPLPARVTYIASQAQFTPKEVQTPDERVKLVYEVKVSLDDNPGRRFTPGLPSDVVIRWKKEIPWAKPVW